CACCCATCAAATAAGAAGGAGGAAGCTGTCCGCTTCCTCCTTCTTCTATACCAAGATAACCGTTAAACTATCGAATGGGGTGATATTCCACAAAAGCCTCTATGGCCTCGTACGAAGCCAACCCTAAGCTGGCATAAAGATCGGCCGTAGCTTTGTTGCGGTCTTCGGCACGTTGCCAGAACAGACGTTCGTCATCTCCCAAGAAAGGAGCACTCTCCATCTGCGACTGGTGTTTGAGGATAGAGTTACGTTTCTGACGCAATTCCTCGGGGCTAAGAGGAACGGCCATTTCGATATGGTCGATTTCCCATTCGGCCCATGCACCACGGTACATCCAGATGCGACAATCTTTCATCCAATCTTCGTCCTTGATTTCGTCGATAGCGGCGAGAACGGCATCGAGACAAACTTTGTGAGTTCCGTGCGGGTCGGCCAAATCGCCGGCAACGAAAATCTGATGGGGTTTCACCGATTCGATCAAATCTTTTACAATTTGTATATCGGCTTCGGAGAGATCGCCTTTTTTAATGGTTCCGGTCTCATAGAACGGCAGGTTGAGGAAGTGTACGTTCTGCGGTTTAATACCGATATAGTTACATGCCGTACGTGCCTCGCCCTGACGAATCATCGTCTTGATGAAACGAATATCGGGCGTATCGGATTCCCCGTCTTTCTTCTTACCGATGAATTTATGTATCTCGTTGCTTTTCTTCAAAAGCTCGGGAGTATCGAATTTGAATTTCTTGGCAATGTTGTCGATCAGCATGATGTAACGCATCATATCTTCGTCACCCACGGCGATATTACCCGAAGTTTCGTATGCTACGTGTACATCGTGTTTCTGGTCGGCCAATCGTTTGAGTGTGCCGCCCATCGAAATCACATCGTCATCGGGGTGCGGGCTGAATACGATCACTCGTTTGGGATAAGGTTTGGCACGCTCCGGACGGAATGTATCGTCGGCGTTGGGTTTTCCTCCGGGCCAACCGGTAATCGTGTGTTGTAACGAATTGAAGATGCGGATATTGACATTATAGGCCGATCCGAAAAGGGCTACCAATTCGCTCAATCCATTGTCGTTGTAATCCTTGTCGGTTAATTTCAAGATGGGTTTTCCCGTCACCTTGCATAACCAAACGATAGCCCGACGAATGAGCTTCTCGTCCCATTCGCACGACGTTACCAGCCACGGACGACTGATACGCGTCAAAGCCTCGGCAGCCGACAAATCGAGCACGATTTTCGCCCGACGGTGGGTTTGCAGGAACGAAGAGGGTATCAAATCGGTAATGTCACCTTCGATCGTACGTTTCACGATGTTGGCCTTATTTTCACCCCAAGCGACACAAACGATACGACGAGCCGACATCAAATTGGATATACCCAACGTAACGGCGCTGCGGGGAACATTCTCGCTCGAATTGAACTGCGACGATGCCATGTGGCGAGCATCGCTACCGAGCAGCATCAGACGGCAGGAAGAGTTGAGCTGCG
The sequence above is drawn from the Barnesiella intestinihominis YIT 11860 genome and encodes:
- a CDS encoding glucosamine-6-phosphate deaminase, which produces MKTNLSSQIKLDRIPKRYYAPDGELELAALTRDEKVYTKIFEGSEEGSVYVAHDVAELIQKCKAEHRHCVLALGSGVGTHAVYAELVRMYQAGEVSFSNVIVFNIGEYYPLAEGAPGTMSLLKELLLDKVNIDPENIHSPGKLVSKEDVYQYCKNYEEEIEACGGIDLALCEIGAVGNLAFNEPGSQLNSSCRLMLLGSDARHMASSQFNSSENVPRSAVTLGISNLMSARRIVCVAWGENKANIVKRTIEGDITDLIPSSFLQTHRRAKIVLDLSAAEALTRISRPWLVTSCEWDEKLIRRAIVWLCKVTGKPILKLTDKDYNDNGLSELVALFGSAYNVNIRIFNSLQHTITGWPGGKPNADDTFRPERAKPYPKRVIVFSPHPDDDVISMGGTLKRLADQKHDVHVAYETSGNIAVGDEDMMRYIMLIDNIAKKFKFDTPELLKKSNEIHKFIGKKKDGESDTPDIRFIKTMIRQGEARTACNYIGIKPQNVHFLNLPFYETGTIKKGDLSEADIQIVKDLIESVKPHQIFVAGDLADPHGTHKVCLDAVLAAIDEIKDEDWMKDCRIWMYRGAWAEWEIDHIEMAVPLSPEELRQKRNSILKHQSQMESAPFLGDDERLFWQRAEDRNKATADLYASLGLASYEAIEAFVEYHPIR